The DNA region CATTTAAAATCCAAAAACCCAAATCCTGCATTATATAACCTAATCTAAAAATATTTTGAAAAGAGCCTATGACCCAAATGCTTCCCACATCTTTTAAAATTCTTTTACACTCGCTAAGCCAAGTTTTGCAAAATTCATCATATGCTTGCAAGGATTCAAATTTATCCCACGCATCATTAACGCCTTTAAAAATTTCGCCATTTGTCCTTAAAAGTTCGCCGTCTGTTTGCATAAAATAAGGGGGATCAGCAAAGATTAAATCAACGCTTTTATTGGGGATAGTTTTTAAAATTTTCAAACAATCCCCCTGCAAAATCACATCTTTTCGCACCATCATAAATCCTTTAAATTTTTACCTGTAGGAAAAAATTCTTTTCTAAGTTCTATAAATTCATCTTTATTTGAAAGTAAATTTTTTATTAATTTTGGATAAGTTTTTTTAATCTTTAAAAGAGCATTTTTAATTTCTTTGCTAGTATCAAAATCTGGAACGCTTAAAATATTCCCACTTCTTTCTTCTTTATTTTTTCTAAGGTGCGAAATAAACTCATCATAAATATCTACTCTTTTAAAAAAAATTTCAAATAATTCTTTTCCATAAAAGATAAAAATATCAACCTTATCGTCAGTATTATTACTAATTTGCTCTTGATAAAATTTTTTATTTTTTTTCAAACTATCATCACTAAACCACATACAAGCCCTAATTTGATAACTTGGGAATTTAAGCTTTAAGGTTTTTATTTTTTTGATCAAATTGCTATATTGTCCTCGTTTTTTCGTACTATCGTGGTCATCTCTAATCTTTTGCTCGATAAGATAAATTACCCCATTATTTTTAAAAATCTGATCGGCGTTTAATCTATTTCTCTCCTCGTCAAACCCTATGTTTTTATCTAGCAATTCATAGTTCATCTCGCTAATATATTCCGTTAAAATTTCCTCAATAAAATCTCCAAATTTAATTTCACAACTTTGAGTAATATTTTGTATCAATTTTGTCTTAGCATTTGTAATTCTAAATAAACCTATATAACGCTTAGGATTTTTAAGCACTGTAAGTAATATTTCATAATTTAAATCTTCGCCAAAAATTCTATCATCAAGCCTATCTTTAAATTCCTCATAAGTCATAACACCCCCTTAGAACTCGCCAAATTCTCGCTTTCTATCTTAATGGCTTGTTTAAGGGCTTTTGCAAAGGCTTTAAAAAGGGCTTCACATTTATGATGGTCATTTTTACCTTTCACTTTTAAATGCAAACTTACCCCCAAAGCATAACTTAAAGAATAGAAAAAATGTTCTATCATCTCCGTGCTAAGTGTGCCAAGCTTTTTCTTTTTAAATTTCGCTTTAAATTTAAGAAAAGGGCGATTGGAAAAATCTAGAGCACAACTTGCCAAACTCTCGTCCATAGGCAAAACAAAGCCGTATCTTGCTATACCAATTTTATCTCCCAAAGCCCTTTTTAACGCCTCTCCTAAAGCTAGAGCAATATCTTCTACACTATGATGCTCATCAACTTCTAAATCCCCCCTACAACTAAGCTCAAGCCCTATGCCACTATGTACGGCAATTTGTTCTATCATATGGTCTAAAAAAGCCACTCCACTTTTTACGCTAACCTCACCGCCATTTAAAGCCACCTTGACGCTAATATCCGTTTCCTTAGTCTTTCTTTTCACACTAGCGTGGCGAAAGGAATTTAAAATTTGCTCCGTTATCTCCTCCCAAGAAAGCTCTCCATATCTAAGCCCAGTAAGTCCCAAATTTAAAGCTAAGTCCATATCACTTTGCC from Campylobacter upsaliensis includes:
- a CDS encoding HpyAIV family type II restriction enzyme; protein product: MTYEEFKDRLDDRIFGEDLNYEILLTVLKNPKRYIGLFRITNAKTKLIQNITQSCEIKFGDFIEEILTEYISEMNYELLDKNIGFDEERNRLNADQIFKNNGVIYLIEQKIRDDHDSTKKRGQYSNLIKKIKTLKLKFPSYQIRACMWFSDDSLKKNKKFYQEQISNNTDDKVDIFIFYGKELFEIFFKRVDIYDEFISHLRKNKEERSGNILSVPDFDTSKEIKNALLKIKKTYPKLIKNLLSNKDEFIELRKEFFPTGKNLKDL
- the hisB gene encoding bifunctional histidinol-phosphatase/imidazoleglycerol-phosphate dehydratase HisB → MSEKILFIDRDGTLIKEPKEDFQVDSLEKLAFEKGAIPALLRLQKFGFSFVMISNQDGLGTTSFPKEDFEKAHFKMLEILQGCGIEFKDIFICPHFEKENCACRKPKTALLEDYIKYHLYDKEQSFVIGDRQSDMDLALNLGLTGLRYGELSWEEITEQILNSFRHASVKRKTKETDISVKVALNGGEVSVKSGVAFLDHMIEQIAVHSGIGLELSCRGDLEVDEHHSVEDIALALGEALKRALGDKIGIARYGFVLPMDESLASCALDFSNRPFLKFKAKFKKKKLGTLSTEMIEHFFYSLSYALGVSLHLKVKGKNDHHKCEALFKAFAKALKQAIKIESENLASSKGVL